The Anaeromyxobacter sp. Fw109-5 genomic interval CATCCCGCCCCTCAGCCGGTCGTAGCAGAGGGTGCACTTCCAGGCGCGCCCGTCCTCCTCGCGCCGCTCGATCACGCCGAACGGGCACGCGGACACGCAGTACCCGCAGCCGTTGCACACGTCCGGCTGCACGTAGACCGACCCGAACTCGGTGCGCACGATCGCGCCGGTGGGGCAGGCCTCCAGGCAGCCGGCGCGCTCGCAGTGCTTGCAGACGTCGGACATCATGAGCCAGGAGAACCTGCCGAGCGCGCGCTCCGTCGGGCCGAGCGCCACCGGCGTCTCCAGGTGCGTCGGCTGGATGTCGCCGAGCAGGCTCGTGGGTCCGGGCTGCCCGGCCGGGAACAGCTCGCCGAAGGCCCGGGCCCCGCCCTCGACGCCGTCGCGAGGGCTGCCCTGCCCCGGCAGCTCCGCGGCGCGCTCCACGAAGGCGACGTGGCGCCAGGTCGAGGCGCCGAGCATCCCGGTGTTGTCATAGCTCATCCCGGTGAAGCGGAAGCCGTCGTCGGGGAGCTGGTTCCACTGCTTGCACGCGACCTCGCACGCCTTGCAGCCGATGCAGAGCGTCGTGTCGGTGAAGAAGCCCAGCCGCTGCATGGCTACTTCCTCGGCTCGGTGGGCGGGTGGCGATGCGCCGTCCGGATCCCCGGGAGATCCCGCGGCGGCGGCGCGTGGGGCGGCTCGGGCCGGCGGAGCTCGAGCCCGTCGGTCGCGGACCGCCGTCCGCGGGAGTGGCGGCCCTCGCGGATGTCCGCGGTGAGCGCCTTCGACTCCTGGATCGAGACGTTCGGGTCGGCGACGAACGGGATGAGCTCGTTCGCGGGATCGCCGCGCACGCGCCCCACGTAGCTCCAGTGGTAGGGGAGGCCGATGGTGTGGAGCGTCCGGCCCCTGACGCGGAGCGGCTTCATCCGCTCCGTCACGAGCACGCGGCACTCGATCTCGCCGCGCGCGGTGGTGATCGTGGCCCAGCGCCCGTTCGCGAGCCCCTTCTCCGCGGCGAGCTCCGGGGAGATCTCGCAGAACAGCTCGGGCTGCAGCTCGGCGAGCCACGAGAGCCAGCGGCTCATCCCGCCCGCCGTGTGGTGCTCCGTGAGGCGGTACGTCGTGACCACGTACGGGAAGCGCGGATCCGCGAACGCCCGGTGGTACGGGTTGTCGCCGCGGTGCCACTCCATGCGGGCGGGGTTGCACTGCTGCCGGTAGAGCGGGTTCTCGATCACCGACTCCTCCGGCTCGTAGTGCGTCGGGAGCGGGCCGTCGAGGAGGCCCGACGGCGCGAAGAGCCAGCCCTTCCCGTCGGCCTGCATGATGAAGGGATCGTCGCCGGAGAGCGTGGCGAGCCCCTGCGCGTCGGGAGGAGGGCGGTACGAGGGCGGGCGGTCGGCGATGAAGTCCGGGACGTCGTACCCTGTCCACGCGCGCCTCTCCCCGTCCCACCAGACGTAGCGCTTCCGCTCCGACCAGGGGCGCCCCTGGGGATCCGCCGAGGCGCGGTTGTAGAGGATCCGCCGGTTGGACGGCCAGGCCCAGCCCCACTCCGGCGCCACCCAGTGCTGGTCGCCCTGCGGCTTGCGGCGCGCGGGCTGGTTCACGCCGTCCTTGTAGCACCCGGAGTAGATCCAGCAGCCGCACGCCGTCGAGCCGTCGTCGGCGAGCTCCTTGAACCCGGGCACCGGCCTGCCGTCCGCGACGGTGAACCCGTTCACCTCGCGCAGCACCGCCTCCGCGTCCGGCTCCTCGTGCCTCCCCTTCGTCGGGTAGTCCCAGGTGAGCGCGCGGAGCGCCTCGGCGTTTGGCCCCGGCTCGTCGGCGTAGAGGCGCTTCAGGCGGCGGCCGAGGTGGTACGCGAACCAGAGATCGCTGCGGCAGTCGCCGGGCGGCTCGATCGCCTGGTGGTGCCACTGCAGGCAGCGCTGCGTGTTCGTGAACGAGCCGTCCTTCTCGGTGTGCGCCGCGGCCGGGAAGAAGAACACCTCCGTCCGGATGTCCTCGGTGCGGATCTCGCCGCGGGCGATCTCCGGCGCCGTGCGCCAGAACTCGGCGGTCTCGGTGAGGGCGAAGTCCCGCACGACGAGCCAGTCGAGCGCGCGCAGGCCCTTGCGGTGGAGGCTCCCGTGCATCGAGCCGACGGTCGGGTTCTCGCCGAGGACGAGGTACCCCTTCACCTTCCCGTCCGCCATCTCGGAGACGGTCGTCATGTGCGAGTGGTTGCCCGACAGGCGCGGCAAAGCGTCGAACAGCCAGTCGTTCTCACGCGTCGCGGCGTCCCCGAACCACGCCCTCAGCAGCGACACGACGTACTTGGGCATCTCGCTCCACCAGCCGGACGGCGAGCGGTTGTTCTTCAGGTAGCGCTCGAGGCCCCGGTCCGGCAGGAGGGCGTGCGGCATGGGCAGGTAGCCGGGGAGCATGTCGAACAGCGTCGGGATGTCCGTCGAGCCCTGGATGGACGCGTGGCCGCGCAGCGCCATGATCCCGCCCCCCGGACGCCCGATGTTGCCGAGGAGGAGCTGCAGGATGGCCGCGGTGCGGATGTACTGGACGCCCACCGAGTGCTGCGTCCACCCGACGGCGTAGCAGAACGCCCCGGTCCGCTCGCGGCCGGAGTTGCGGCACAGGGTCTCGGCGACCTCGAGGAACAGCGGCTCGGGGATGCCGCACGTCTCCGCCACGACCTCCGGCGTGTAGCGGGAGAAGTGCCGCCTCAGGAGCTGGAAGACGCAGCGTGGGTCCTGCAGCGTGGGGTCGGTCCTGCGCTCGAGGACGTTGCCGTGCAGCGCCTCCCGGCCGGCGCCCTTCTCGGCGAAGAGCTCCTTGTGCCCGGCGGCGGGCACCGTGCCCGCGACGCCTTCGTACGACCAGGTCTCCGGGTCGTACGAGTTCGCCTCCGGGTCGAACCCGCTGAAGAGGCCCTCCAGGTCCTCGGTGTCCCGGAAGCGCTCGTCCACGAGGGTGGCCGCGTTCGTGTAGTGGAGGACGTACTCCTCGAACCAGCGCCGGTTCTCGATGACGTGGCGGACGAGGCCGCCGAGGAAGGCGATGTCGGAGCCGGGGCGGATGGGGACGTGGAGGTCGGAGACGGCGCTCGTGCGCGTGAAGCGCGGATCGACGTGGATGACCGTCGCGCCGCGGTTCTTCGCCTCCATCACCCAGCGGAAGGCGACCGGGTGGCACTCGGCCATGTTCGAGCCCTGCACGACGATCCAGTCGGCGTTCTGCAGGTCAGCGGGGAAGGTCGTCGCGCCGCCGCGGCCGAACGAGATCCCCAGACCGGGGACCGTGGAGCTGTGTCAGATCCGCGCCTGGTTCTCCACCTGCACGATGCCGAGCGCCGTGTAGAGCTTCTTGAGGAGGTAGTTCTCCTCGTTGTCGAGCGTCGCGCCGCCGAGGTGCGCGACCCCGAGCGAGCGACGCACCCGCGCGCCGTGATGCTTCGCGCCGGGATCCTCGATGCGTTCCTCGAAGGTCGCGTCGCGCGAGCGCTTCACGCGCTCGGCGACCATGTCCATCGCCCGCTCCAGCGGGATGCGCTCCCACGCCGTGGCGCCCGGCCTGCGGTGGAGGACGTGCTGCTCGCGGTGCGAGCCGGTGACGAGCTGGAAGGTCGCGGCGCCCTTCGGGCAGAGGCAGCCCTGGGACATGGGCGAGTCGGGATCCCCCTCGATGTCGATGATCCGCTCGTCCTTCACGTACACGAGCTGGCCGCAGCCGACGGCGCAGTACGGGCAGATGGAGCGGACCACGCGATCCGCCGAGGCGGTGCGGGGCGCGAGCTCGCGCGTCCGCTCGCTCATCGCGCTCGCGCCGAGGCCGGAGCCATCGCCCGAGACGAGCTGCCGTGCGACCGGCCAGTCGGAGATGACGGGCAGCCTGGGCATCGGGTGAACCCCCCGACGCGTCAGGGTGGGCACGCCGGGGACGTGATGCCAGCGCGGCCGCGAGACCGGGTCGCGGCGCGGCGCGGCTTGCCTGGGGCGACGTCAGGGCGGAGGGTAGGATGCCCCGCCGCCCGGACTGGCGTGCGGTCGTCCTGGCGCCGCGTTAAAAAGCTCGACCCTTGCCGAACCCGACGACCCAGCCGATCGCCCCCGCGGCCGACCTCGACGCCCGTGCGCGCGAGATCGTCGCCGAGGAGGAGGCCCTGCTCGCCGCGGTGCACGGCGCGCTCGGCGCGCGCGCGGCCGCCCGGAGCGGCGAGGGCGATCTCGCGGGCCGCCTACGGGAGCTGCGCGACGAGGCGCTCGAGTCCACCGCGAAGGACCTGCCGACCGTGTTCCAGGAGATGGGGCTCGTCCGCGCCGTCCTGGAGCGGCAGCGGCCGGACGGATTCCCCGACCCGAGCGCCCCGTACTTCGCCCACCTGCGCGTCCGCGAGGGCGGCGAGGTGCGCGACTACTGCCTGGGGCGCCACACCTTCGTGGATCGCGGCGCCGGCGTGCGCGTCGTGGACTGGCGTTACGCGCCGGTGTCGGCGCTCTTCTACCGGTACCGCGAGGGCGAGGAGTTCGAGGAGCCGTTCCCGGGCAGGGTGGCCGCGGGGGTGGTGGAGGCGCGGCGCGTGGTGGTGGTGGAGCGCGGGGTGCTGACGCGCGTCTCCACGGGCGAGCTGACCGTCGCGCGCGGCGCCGACGGCGTGTGGCGACGGCTCGCGGTCGAGGGCGCCGCGCTGGGCGGGGGCGCCGGCACCGCGGCGCGCGCCGGGGTGCTCGGCACGGGTGCGGGCGCGCGGGGACGCGTGGCGACGCCGGAGATCACCGCGCTGCTCGATCCCGAGCAGTTCGAGGCGGTCTCCTCGCCGCCGGATCGCCCCCTGCTCGTCATCGGCAGCGCCGGGAGCGGCAAGACGACCGTGGCGCTTCACCGCCTCGCCCGCATCGCCTTCGAGGATCCGCGGCGCTATCCGCCCTCCCGCATGCAGGTGGTCGTGCCCGAGCTCGGCCTCGCCCAGCTCGCCGCGCGGCTCCTCGAGCCGCTCGGGCTCGACCGCGCCGCCGTGCGGACCCTCGACGCGTGGTCCCGCGGGGCCTTCCAGAGCGTGTTCCGAGCGCCGCCCCCGCGCCTGTGCACGGACACGCCGCCGCTCGTCTCGCGCCTGAAGCGCCACCCGGCGCTGCACGAGACGCTCCGCCGCCGGCCGCGCCTGGCGGGGCAGCGGCCGGTGCTCTCCAAGCTGCGCCAGGAGCTCGGCGATCTGTTCGTGGACCGCGCGTTCCTCGAGGGCGTGGTCCGCGCGTCGGGAGGCGATCTCCCCACGACGGCGGTCGAGGAGACGCACCGCCACACCCGGCTGCAGCTGGCGCCGCCCCCGGACGACGCCATCGCCGGCGTGGACGCCGACCGGCGCGAGACGCTCGACGGGCTGGGCGTCTCGGAGGACACGCCGGAGGCGATCGCCGGTACGCTCGACCCGGAGGACCTGCCCATCCTGCTGTTCCTGGCGACGCTCGGCGGCGCCGGGAGCGGGAGGAAGCTCGCGCACCTCGTGGTGGACGAGGCGGAGGACGTCTCGCTGTTCGAGCTGTTCGCCCTGGGGCGGCACCTCGAGGGGAGGAGCGTCACGCTCGCGGGCGACGAGGCGCAGCAGACGTTCTCGTCGTACGCCGGCTGGCCCCAGGCGCTCGCGGCGCTGGGCGCGGAGCGGGCCGCGACCGTCCGCCTGGAGACGACGTACCGCTGCCCCCGGCCGATCGCGGAGGCCGCGCACGCCATCCTCGGCCCGCTCGCGCCGCGCGAGCTGCCGCGCACCGGCCGAGACGGCGCGCCGGTGTCGCGCTTCGACTTCCCCACCGAGGCGCACGCGCAGCTCTTCCTCGTCGGCGCCGTCCGCGATCTCGTGGAGCGCGAGCCGGACGCCTCGGTGGCGGTGGTCGCGCACTCCGCCGAGGTCGCGCGCGCGTTCCACCGGCTCCTCGCCGACATGCCGGAGGTGCGCCTCGCGCTCGACGGCCGCTTCTCGTTCCGGCCGGGGGTGGACGTGACCGACGTCGCGAGCGTGAAGGGCCTCGAGTTCGACTACGTCGTGGTCCCCGACGCCTCGGTCCGCGCCTACCCGGACACGGACGAGGCAAGGCGCCGCCTCCACGTCGCCGTCACCCGTGCCGCGCACCAGCTCTGGATCGCGGCCCCGGGCACGCCGTC includes:
- a CDS encoding 4Fe-4S dicluster domain-containing protein, with protein sequence MQRLGFFTDTTLCIGCKACEVACKQWNQLPDDGFRFTGMSYDNTGMLGASTWRHVAFVERAAELPGQGSPRDGVEGGARAFGELFPAGQPGPTSLLGDIQPTHLETPVALGPTERALGRFSWLMMSDVCKHCERAGCLEACPTGAIVRTEFGSVYVQPDVCNGCGYCVSACPFGVIERREEDGRAWKCTLCYDRLRGGMVPACAKACPTASIQFGALDDLRARARRRVEQLRARGVGDAYLYGEDAASQPGTEGLHAFFLLCDRPEVYNLPPDPVVPTAKIVRSWRSMAAGVLSLAALAMAAVVSARRT
- the fdh gene encoding formate dehydrogenase; amino-acid sequence: MPRLPVISDWPVARQLVSGDGSGLGASAMSERTRELAPRTASADRVVRSICPYCAVGCGQLVYVKDERIIDIEGDPDSPMSQGCLCPKGAATFQLVTGSHREQHVLHRRPGATAWERIPLERAMDMVAERVKRSRDATFEERIEDPGAKHHGARVRRSLGVAHLGGATLDNEENYLLKKLYTALGIVQVENQARIUHSSTVPGLGISFGRGGATTFPADLQNADWIVVQGSNMAECHPVAFRWVMEAKNRGATVIHVDPRFTRTSAVSDLHVPIRPGSDIAFLGGLVRHVIENRRWFEEYVLHYTNAATLVDERFRDTEDLEGLFSGFDPEANSYDPETWSYEGVAGTVPAAGHKELFAEKGAGREALHGNVLERRTDPTLQDPRCVFQLLRRHFSRYTPEVVAETCGIPEPLFLEVAETLCRNSGRERTGAFCYAVGWTQHSVGVQYIRTAAILQLLLGNIGRPGGGIMALRGHASIQGSTDIPTLFDMLPGYLPMPHALLPDRGLERYLKNNRSPSGWWSEMPKYVVSLLRAWFGDAATRENDWLFDALPRLSGNHSHMTTVSEMADGKVKGYLVLGENPTVGSMHGSLHRKGLRALDWLVVRDFALTETAEFWRTAPEIARGEIRTEDIRTEVFFFPAAAHTEKDGSFTNTQRCLQWHHQAIEPPGDCRSDLWFAYHLGRRLKRLYADEPGPNAEALRALTWDYPTKGRHEEPDAEAVLREVNGFTVADGRPVPGFKELADDGSTACGCWIYSGCYKDGVNQPARRKPQGDQHWVAPEWGWAWPSNRRILYNRASADPQGRPWSERKRYVWWDGERRAWTGYDVPDFIADRPPSYRPPPDAQGLATLSGDDPFIMQADGKGWLFAPSGLLDGPLPTHYEPEESVIENPLYRQQCNPARMEWHRGDNPYHRAFADPRFPYVVTTYRLTEHHTAGGMSRWLSWLAELQPELFCEISPELAAEKGLANGRWATITTARGEIECRVLVTERMKPLRVRGRTLHTIGLPYHWSYVGRVRGDPANELIPFVADPNVSIQESKALTADIREGRHSRGRRSATDGLELRRPEPPHAPPPRDLPGIRTAHRHPPTEPRK
- a CDS encoding ATP-binding domain-containing protein, whose product is MPNPTTQPIAPAADLDARAREIVAEEEALLAAVHGALGARAAARSGEGDLAGRLRELRDEALESTAKDLPTVFQEMGLVRAVLERQRPDGFPDPSAPYFAHLRVREGGEVRDYCLGRHTFVDRGAGVRVVDWRYAPVSALFYRYREGEEFEEPFPGRVAAGVVEARRVVVVERGVLTRVSTGELTVARGADGVWRRLAVEGAALGGGAGTAARAGVLGTGAGARGRVATPEITALLDPEQFEAVSSPPDRPLLVIGSAGSGKTTVALHRLARIAFEDPRRYPPSRMQVVVPELGLAQLAARLLEPLGLDRAAVRTLDAWSRGAFQSVFRAPPPRLCTDTPPLVSRLKRHPALHETLRRRPRLAGQRPVLSKLRQELGDLFVDRAFLEGVVRASGGDLPTTAVEETHRHTRLQLAPPPDDAIAGVDADRRETLDGLGVSEDTPEAIAGTLDPEDLPILLFLATLGGAGSGRKLAHLVVDEAEDVSLFELFALGRHLEGRSVTLAGDEAQQTFSSYAGWPQALAALGAERAATVRLETTYRCPRPIAEAAHAILGPLAPRELPRTGRDGAPVSRFDFPTEAHAQLFLVGAVRDLVEREPDASVAVVAHSAEVARAFHRLLADMPEVRLALDGRFSFRPGVDVTDVASVKGLEFDYVVVPDASVRAYPDTDEARRRLHVAVTRAAHQLWIAAPGTPSPLLRAIPAA